A region of Buchnera aphidicola (Nurudea yanoniella) DNA encodes the following proteins:
- a CDS encoding Cof-type HAD-IIB family hydrolase, which produces MKVSMYYDIISIDLDGTLLFPNNSLSKYTKNVIRMLSKKGIYFVIATGRHYIEANNIKNVLKIPAFLITSNGARIHDPYGKLIYSCDLDESIVLRLVNLYLCKSNVFIQLHSHTHWYVNNIFYKDLNYYSSLGLQYTLFHIKNVICKNISKLLFICKNTKFLFSLKDYILNKFKKIVNVNFSSLYCIEVMSNKVSKGNALKILLNILGLSLDNCLSFGDSMNDQDMLELSGKGCIMKNGDFFLKRSLFNMEVIGSNLEDGVAKYLTKIFKIN; this is translated from the coding sequence ATGAAGGTTTCTATGTATTATGATATTATTTCAATTGATCTTGATGGAACTCTTTTGTTTCCGAATAATAGCCTTAGTAAATATACAAAAAATGTTATTAGAATGTTATCTAAAAAAGGTATTTACTTTGTAATAGCTACAGGAAGACATTATATTGAAGCTAATAATATTAAAAACGTTTTAAAAATTCCAGCGTTTTTAATTACTTCTAATGGAGCTAGAATTCATGATCCATATGGTAAATTAATATATAGTTGTGATTTAGATGAAAGTATAGTATTACGATTAGTAAATTTATATTTATGTAAAAGTAATGTATTTATTCAATTACATTCACATACACATTGGTATGTTAACAATATTTTTTATAAAGATTTAAATTATTATTCATCTCTAGGATTACAATATACATTATTCCATATTAAAAATGTAATATGCAAAAATATTAGTAAGTTATTATTTATTTGTAAAAATACTAAATTTCTTTTTTCTTTAAAAGATTACATTTTAAATAAATTTAAAAAAATAGTAAATGTTAATTTTTCGAGTTTATACTGTATTGAAGTAATGTCTAATAAAGTTTCTAAGGGGAATGCTTTAAAGATCTTATTGAATATTTTAGGATTATCTCTTGATAATTGTTTATCTTTTGGTGATTCAATGAATGATCAAGATATGTTAGAATTATCAGGAAAAGGATGTATCATGAAAAATGGTGATTTTTTTCTTAAGCGATCTCTTTTTAACATGGAAGTTATTGGTAGTAATTTAGAAGATGGAGTAGCGAAATACTTAACTAAAATTTTCAAAATTAATTAA